Below is a genomic region from Brucella sp. BE17.
AATGAGAAATCTGACAATTTGGAGGCTCTATGAAGAACGCTGCTGATCATGAAAGCACGCCTGTTGAAGCTAGAGGTGGCCGCCCGCGTAACCGGCGTATTGAGGTTTGGTTGACACCAAAAGAGGAAGCGGAATTAGCGGAGCGAGCCAACACAACCGGTCTTTCACGCTCGGCATATCTTCGCAATGTTGGACTTAATCACCCGATACGATCAGTAGTCG
It encodes:
- a CDS encoding CopG family transcriptional regulator, whose protein sequence is MKNAADHESTPVEARGGRPRNRRIEVWLTPKEEAELAERANTTGLSRSAYLRNVGLNHPIRSVVDLKAVADLAKVNGDLGRVAGLLKLWLAEKRGQGARPIEVETMMQDFRKLQYQVHEIMGRVVHNR